A region from the Lysobacter antibioticus genome encodes:
- the gcvP gene encoding aminomethyl-transferring glycine dehydrogenase codes for MSPAANSATSLRDLEHHDAFIERHIGPNDAEIGHMLEQVGYDSLEALTDAIVPGSIKSTQPLALPAAISEVEALAKIRAIATKNQVFRSFIGRGYYGTHTPNVILRNILENPAWYTAYTPYQAEISQGRMEALINFQTMVADLTGMEIANASLLDEGTAAAEAMTLAKRSAKSKSETFFVSKNIHPQTLEVLRTRAEPLAIELHIGDDAEAATVDAFGVLLQYPDTFGAVKDYQSVADAVHARGGIVAVASDLLALTLLKAPGEWGADIVVGNTQRFGVPFGFGGPHAGFMACRDAYKRSMPGRLIGVSVDTDGKPAYRLTLQTREQHIRREKATSNICTAQVLLAVMASMYAVYHGPDGLTRIARRVHRQATILATALGKAGIAVGSGFFDTLHVSGVDAQAIHAKARAANINLREIDAGSLSISLDETVTRDELVALAGAFGVQLDIDALDREAVDAIPAALVRTSSFLQHPVFNTHHSEHELLRYMRSLADKDLAMDRTMIPLGSCTMKLNATAEMIPVTWPEFGNIHPLAPADQTTGYTQLIDELEAMLVECTGYDAVSLQPNSGAQGEYAGLLAIRAYHRSRGEGHRDICLIPDSAHGTNPASAQMCGMTVVVTKTDSNGNVDVDDIRRAAEKYSDRLAAIMMTYPSTHGVFEEEVVEICEIIHKHGGQVYTDGANMNALVGVAKPGKWGSDVSHLNLHKTFCIPHGGGGPGVGPCAVKSHLAPFLPKTVDGEGIVGMVSAASFGSASILPISWMYVTLMGTAGLRKATQVALLNANYIAKRLAPHYETLYTGRNGLVAHECILDLRPIKDATGVSAEDVAKRLIDFGFHAPTLSFPVAGTLMVEPTESESQHELDRFIDAMIQIRDEIRAVEDGRLDREDNPLKHAPHTASQVTASEWTRAYPRELAAFPLPTLRLQKYWPPVSRVDNVYGDKNVMCACIPIDAYKEEVEA; via the coding sequence ATGAGCCCAGCCGCCAACAGCGCAACCTCCTTGCGCGATCTCGAGCACCACGACGCCTTCATCGAGCGCCACATCGGCCCCAACGACGCCGAGATCGGCCACATGTTGGAGCAGGTCGGCTACGACTCGCTCGAAGCCCTGACCGACGCCATCGTGCCCGGCTCGATCAAGTCGACCCAGCCGCTGGCCCTGCCGGCCGCGATCAGCGAAGTCGAAGCGCTGGCCAAGATCCGCGCCATCGCCACCAAGAATCAGGTGTTCCGCAGCTTCATCGGCCGCGGCTACTACGGCACCCACACCCCGAACGTCATCCTGCGCAACATCCTCGAGAACCCGGCCTGGTACACGGCCTATACGCCGTACCAGGCGGAGATCTCGCAGGGCCGCATGGAGGCGCTGATCAACTTCCAGACCATGGTCGCCGACCTGACCGGGATGGAGATCGCCAACGCCTCGCTGCTCGACGAAGGCACCGCCGCCGCCGAAGCGATGACCCTGGCCAAGCGTTCGGCCAAGTCCAAGTCCGAGACCTTCTTCGTCTCCAAGAACATCCACCCGCAGACCCTGGAAGTGCTGCGCACCCGCGCCGAACCGCTGGCGATCGAACTGCACATCGGCGACGACGCCGAAGCGGCGACGGTCGACGCCTTCGGCGTGCTGCTGCAGTACCCGGACACCTTCGGCGCGGTCAAGGATTACCAGAGCGTCGCCGACGCCGTGCACGCGCGCGGCGGCATCGTCGCCGTGGCCAGCGACCTGCTCGCGCTGACCCTGCTCAAGGCCCCGGGCGAATGGGGCGCCGACATCGTCGTCGGCAACACCCAGCGCTTCGGCGTGCCGTTCGGTTTCGGCGGCCCGCACGCCGGCTTCATGGCCTGCCGCGACGCCTACAAGCGCTCGATGCCGGGCCGCCTGATCGGCGTCTCGGTCGACACCGACGGCAAGCCCGCCTACCGCCTGACCCTGCAGACCCGCGAGCAGCACATCCGCCGCGAGAAGGCGACCAGCAACATTTGTACCGCGCAGGTGCTGTTGGCGGTGATGGCGAGCATGTACGCCGTCTATCACGGCCCCGACGGCCTGACCCGCATCGCCCGCCGCGTCCACCGCCAGGCCACGATCCTCGCCACCGCACTCGGCAAGGCCGGCATCGCCGTCGGCAGCGGCTTCTTCGACACCCTGCACGTCAGCGGCGTCGACGCGCAGGCGATCCACGCCAAGGCGCGCGCGGCCAACATCAACCTGCGCGAGATCGATGCCGGCAGCCTCAGCATCAGCCTCGACGAAACCGTGACCCGCGACGAGCTGGTCGCCCTCGCCGGCGCGTTCGGCGTGCAGCTCGACATCGACGCGCTCGACCGCGAAGCCGTCGACGCGATCCCGGCCGCGCTGGTGCGTACTTCCTCGTTCCTGCAGCACCCGGTGTTCAACACCCACCACAGCGAACACGAGCTGCTGCGCTACATGCGCTCGCTGGCCGACAAGGACCTGGCGATGGATCGCACGATGATCCCGCTGGGTTCGTGCACGATGAAGCTCAACGCCACCGCCGAGATGATCCCGGTGACCTGGCCCGAGTTCGGCAACATCCATCCGCTCGCCCCGGCCGACCAGACCACCGGCTACACCCAGCTGATCGACGAACTCGAGGCGATGCTGGTCGAGTGCACCGGCTACGACGCGGTCAGCCTGCAGCCGAACTCCGGCGCCCAGGGCGAATACGCCGGCCTGCTGGCGATCCGCGCCTATCACCGCTCGCGCGGCGAAGGCCACCGCGACATCTGCCTGATCCCCGATTCGGCGCACGGCACCAACCCGGCCTCGGCGCAGATGTGCGGCATGACCGTGGTGGTGACCAAGACCGACAGCAACGGCAACGTCGACGTCGACGACATCCGCCGCGCCGCCGAGAAGTACAGCGACCGTCTCGCCGCGATCATGATGACCTACCCGTCCACGCACGGCGTGTTCGAGGAGGAAGTGGTCGAGATCTGCGAGATCATCCACAAGCACGGCGGCCAGGTGTACACCGACGGCGCCAACATGAACGCCCTGGTCGGCGTGGCCAAGCCCGGCAAGTGGGGCTCGGACGTGTCCCACCTCAACCTGCACAAGACCTTCTGCATCCCGCACGGCGGCGGCGGTCCCGGCGTCGGCCCCTGCGCGGTCAAGTCGCACCTGGCGCCGTTCCTGCCGAAGACCGTCGACGGCGAAGGCATCGTCGGCATGGTCAGCGCGGCGAGCTTCGGCTCGGCTAGCATCCTGCCGATCTCGTGGATGTACGTCACCCTGATGGGCACCGCCGGCCTGCGCAAGGCCACGCAGGTCGCGTTGCTCAACGCCAACTACATCGCCAAGCGCCTCGCCCCGCACTACGAAACGCTCTACACCGGCCGCAACGGCCTAGTCGCGCACGAGTGCATCCTCGACCTGCGCCCGATCAAGGACGCCACCGGCGTCAGCGCCGAGGACGTCGCCAAGCGCCTGATCGACTTCGGCTTCCACGCCCCGACCCTGAGCTTCCCGGTCGCCGGCACGCTGATGGTCGAGCCGACCGAGAGCGAATCGCAGCACGAGTTGGACCGCTTCATCGACGCGATGATCCAGATCCGCGACGAAATCCGCGCGGTCGAGGACGGCCGCCTGGACCGCGAGGACAACCCGCTCAAGCACGCTCCGCACACCGCCTCGCAGGTCACCGCGAGCGAGTGGACGCGCGCCTACCCGCGCGAGCTGGCCGCGTTCCCGCTGCCGACCCTGCGCTTGCAGAAGTACTGGCCGCCGGTGTCGCGCGTCGACAACGTCTACGGCGACAAGAACGTCATGTGCGCCTGCATCCCGATCGATGCCTACAAGGAAGAGGTCGAGGCCTGA
- a CDS encoding DUF2846 domain-containing protein, with product MSSRVLLIALLLPVSAFATGGSLAWNGKTPSDPAKQIPNAQASASAEAKSEAGTTPAVEGSAAATAEPAAAPSAAATASASAKPAAASSGLIAAPPAGKGQIVFFRPAKFVGGAVGYKVREGAVELGKLRSGKYFVVAVEPGAHEYTVHSEAKDILNMEVEAGETYYVKGTITIGILAGRPNLSPSTVAEFEEIAGKLKLAK from the coding sequence ATGTCGTCGCGTGTCCTGTTGATTGCTCTGTTGCTGCCGGTGTCGGCCTTCGCCACTGGCGGTTCGTTGGCCTGGAATGGCAAGACGCCTTCCGATCCGGCCAAGCAGATTCCGAATGCCCAGGCGAGCGCTTCGGCGGAAGCCAAGAGCGAAGCCGGCACCACGCCCGCGGTCGAAGGCAGCGCTGCCGCGACGGCGGAACCGGCGGCAGCGCCGAGCGCGGCCGCGACTGCGTCGGCAAGCGCGAAGCCGGCTGCGGCCAGCAGCGGCCTGATCGCCGCGCCGCCTGCCGGCAAGGGCCAGATCGTGTTCTTCCGTCCGGCCAAGTTCGTCGGCGGCGCGGTCGGCTACAAAGTGCGCGAAGGCGCGGTCGAGCTGGGCAAGCTGCGCAGCGGCAAGTACTTCGTCGTCGCGGTCGAGCCGGGCGCGCACGAGTACACCGTGCACTCGGAAGCCAAGGACATCCTCAACATGGAAGTCGAAGCCGGCGAAACCTATTACGTGAAGGGCACGATCACGATCGGCATCCTGGCCGGTCGTCCGAACCTGTCGCCGTCGACGGTTGCGGAGTTCGAGGAAATCGCCGGCAAGCTCAAGCTGGCGAAGTAA